The following is a genomic window from Dehalococcoidia bacterium.
AGCGATTATCCAGCACTGTTTCTACTGGGTCTTCTTCTACTGAAATGACCTCTTCTCCATCATAGATGTATTCTCCGATACCAAACTTATCGGCAAAAAAGGCACAGAAAGCCCATCCCCAACATAGACTAACATCACTATGATAATTAATACCGAAGGCAAAGCAGTGTTCATCATTTGAATAGGCAAGGTCAGTGGTCGGTGCGGCGCGGACAACATTCTCAATAATTCTAGTATGTTCCTCGAAGAAAGACATAACCTCATCTAATTCCGCCTTACTTCTCAAATTGATATAAATTGAATATCCCATAGCCTACTCCTGCCACGAACTGTCGGCGAATTCGAGCATTGCCGTTTCCGGCGCACAGTGGTTACAATAGCCTTGCCAGATCAACGGGAAGCGGTGGTCGCGCACGTTCACCGGCACATTCACGTTTTCATCATACCACGCTTGCAGCGCTGTCGTCGCGGCTTCCTCGGTGATGAACTGTAGCACCCACCCGTCCAGGCTGATGCACTGGCGGGCCAGGCGCACCGCATACGGCTTGGTTGCGTCAACGGCGGCATAGAACACGCCGTGACAGAAATCGGCTTGCCAGGTGACGTGGCCCGGTAGCGGGCGGGCGGCGTTGAAGATGACGTGACTCTCGGTAAGTTGGATGTTGCCGGGTACAACCTGCGGATAGCGGTTGATCTGCAAGTGGCGGACATTACATTTTAGGTTCATAATGCTAATGCTCCTTAGGCATAGGTTCATTTGTGGGTACAAGTTCTCCGTCATCGTCGCATAGTCCCCACGTTGACCATACCGTGCCGCCGCGAGTTTCCACCTCGGCAATCAAGGCATTGACCAATTCTTGCATACGCTCATCTACCCCGTCGATGTAGCCTTCAAACTTTATCATAGCACTCCTTCTTCCAGCATCTTGACTTCGACTTTCACGGCTTCATCGTGGCCGTGATACACACCCGGCAGGCGTTGGTTGTCTGACGCTCGCCAGAGGCTAAACTCGCACATCCAGCGCCGTGTCCAGTCGCTCACCTTGCCGCGACTGCCGAACATCCAGCGCAGCGCCTTGAACGCATAGCGCAAGAGGACGTTATCCGGTAGCACGTAAGCGCCGCGTTGGTCGGCGACAGTCACGCCCACGTTCCGCATATCCGGCTCGGCGTTGCTGTGATAGATGACTTCGATCTGTCCGGTAGTGGTTATAGTGATGACGGCTGGATGCATTAGGCTTCTCGCTTCCAGAAGTGTTTATATAGCACGCTTCCGAGTTCCACAAGAACTTCATCACGACGTTCTGCGGTTACGGTTACGCTGTCCAGACCGGGGTAATGTCCGCAACGGAATTGTGCAACTGCTTCCCAACAAGCCAGATTGTCAGGCTTGCGCACGATGATCCTAAAAACGTGTGGTTCAGTATTGAGTCGTAATACTAACTGGCTATCGTGTTCATAAATTGTCTGTTCCATTGCCTTGCTCCTTGTTGGTTATGTTTACATCCTGTTATTATTATAACAAAAATCGCACGGCGTTTATAACAATGCCGTGCGATTTTGGTCGGCGTTCGTATCTCTTACAGTTGTGCCAGGGCAATGCTCAGGCGGGTCGCCTCCTGTTCGACGCTCGACTGACCGGAGCGCAAGGTGTTGATTGTGGTATGCAGTTCAGCAGCAGCCTTGACGATCTGCGCTACCTTCCAGGCGTTATTGAGCAACGGCTTGGGTGTGGCATCCCACACGGTAGAAAGCTCATTCCACGCCCGGCTCCACTGGTTGTAAGCGTCGGTCATATTCTGAGCGGCGGCTTGCATCTGCGGGACGGTCTGCGGCGCGTTCGGCGCTTCCGGCAGTTCGTCAGGCGGTTCTTCATAGGCCGGTGTTTCGTCGGTCACGTCCGCTTGCGGCGCGGCGTTCTTCCAGGCGATAGCCCAGGCTTCGTACTCCGGGTAGCGGGCTTCGATTTCGTCGGCCAGATCATCGCCGACGAAATCGCGATCCGCGTCGAAGTCGGCATCCAACAGGAGCGGCGTCGCCATAGAGCTTTTGCTACCAGTGCCGCGTTTCTCCATTGGGCCAGCGTACAGTCGCACGCCAAAGAACATTGATCCGAGCGCCCCTTTCGTGGCGTGATTGACGCGCAGCCGGTGCGCCTTGACTGCCTCGAAGAAGTCCTTCGTCGCCATTCCGGTCAGCGTGAGCATCACCGGGCCAAGCCAGGAAAGCTCTTGGTTGTTCGGGCTGGCATAGCCCTTGACGTAAAGCAGGGCTTGCACCTTGCCGCGTGCGCCGTCTACGTAAGCCTTATGATACTCGGCGCGTCCACTGACATCGTAGGATACCCACGAAAAGCGCGATGTGATGATGACACATTCCAGTGTCGGGATATACAGCGCGGCGTTCTGTTCGCCGGTGTTGAAGCTGAACGTCGCCGGGACTGCGCCGAGCGGTGTGCCGTTGAGGTAATTGACTTGTTCCTCAATCATCACCGCCCCGCCGCGATCCGGTAACGGGGCCAACTGATTGGCCTTATTTGCCCACTGAATGAACGGATAGGCGGGCCGTTGTTCTTGAATCTTCGATTGGCGATTCTGCCAGTTACTCATAGTCTGTTCTCCTTGTCTTTTTATGATAGTAATGCTTTAGCTTGTTGGTCTATGCGTTAGCGTGTTTTACTCGGTACGATCCCTACCTCCTTCAGTAAGTCCAGCCCGCCGACTAACGCCAGGACAGTCGCGGCCACGTCGTCAGCACTTGCGCCTTGTCGGGCCGTGACGTTGATCGGTGTCCCTTCGGCGGTGTAGACCGTCACCCAGGCGATAGCCTGTGCCTCGTGGTGCTTGGCCGGTTGCGGCTGCAAACCGTCGAGCGTGAGCATATCACGGCGCGTGGCGTAGTTGGTCAGCGCGTACAAGGCGGCTTCCAGATCGCCGTCATAGTCACTCACTTTTTCGACTTCGCCGAGCGCCGTCAGTACATCGCTCTGGTCAAGGTTCAGCTTGCCGACACGGGCCATAAAAGCCTTTTGCGCCGCATCGTTAAAAATCCAGTGCGCCGGTACTTCCACTTGCGGCGCTTCCGCTACGTATTGTACTTTGTCTTCCATAGCTCACTCCTTTACATCAACGCACCGGGGTGTGCCAGCGCGTAACGATCAGAGAAGTTGTCGCCGTCATCGTCAGGCAGTGGATAACCGAAGTCCAGTGGGTTGTCGGCTTGTCCGCAGTTGTCAACGTTGAAGTACATCCGCGCTTCCGCATAGTCGGCGGCGGCGGTCATTTCGCTGTAGGTCATATTTTCGTAGTCCATTACTTTGCTCCTTGTCTATCGTGTCTCTATATTATTATAACAATAATGGGGGGCGCTTTATAACAGCGCCCCTTCCAGTTGTGTCCGCAGGTTCTTGACGATTCTCGATACCTGCATCGGGTACATCCCCGTCATTCGGGCAATCTCGCTGGCCTTGTAGCCGTCGTACAGATACCCGGCAATCGCTTGGCTTTCGGCGTCCAGTCCGGCGACGATCTGGCGAACGGTGCTCATTAGTTCGTAGTCTACGGTGGTGGTCATCTGCGCGAGCGTGTCGGCGTAGTCGAGCTTGCCTTCATCGTCATCGCCTTCCATTGCTACGTCGTAGCTAACGGTGGTCTTGCCGTGCTGTTCCTGGTACGTATGGTAGAGCTTGGAGAAGGTATTGCGGGTGTTATTGCTGGCGGCGATGAGCAGGTAAGCCGGGCCTTTGGTTACAATATCGGGGTTCTTGACGGTGGCTTCCAGCGCCTGCACGACGATCTCGTTGTAGGCGTCCTGGGCTTCGCATCCAAACTGGCGGGCGATTGCGTGCGCTTGCTTCCAAATCCCGGCTTCGTGAATCCCGTAAACTACTGTATTTTCCATTGCTCTGGCTCCCTGTTGTTCGTGTTTCTTTGTTTTTACTATTATAAGTATTATAACATATAATCCTAGAATGTCAATAGTTATAACAGTATAAACGGGCGATTTTTAACACGAATTTCCAAAGTCGTTTTGGCGTTGCGTAGTACTGTAGTACTACTCGCGCCAGTCGAACGTCGCGCAGGCGGCGACGAAGACGACGACTAGAAACAGGCCGATGATAATGGTGTTCATTGCTTCTCCTTATGCGCCATTGCGCTGAATGTCAGTAATGAGGAAGCGTGCGCCGTGCATATACTGTTGGAAGCTACCGCAGCGCCCCATTGTGTTTTTGTCGATCTTGACGTTGATGACTGGATTCTCCGAGCCGTCACGGTGTAGCAGGATAACGATATTGGCCTTCTCGGTTTTCTCACCAGCGCCACGAATACCGCTGCGGTCTAAGTCTTCAAAGTTGGCTTGCTTGGCGCTCTTGTTCAGTTGCGCCAGGAGCAAGGCCGGGCGTTCGATAGCCTCGGCGGTACGCTTGACGGTTTCGACGGCATCGGCTTCTCTGGCAAACGGGTTACTACCATAAGTCTTTAACTGCCGTTCTGACGGCATCGCTTTTTCCAGATAGTCGATGATGAACACGTCGCAGATTCCGGCGGCGGTCAAGGCTTGCACTTCGGTCATTGCCTTTTCCATTGTCCAGCCTGGAGTATGCACATAGGTAATGCTACCCGGCCATTGGCGTAGGCGTTCGTTGGCGGCGTGATAGGCTTGCTCTTGTTCCGGTGTGAGCAAGCCGGTCTTTAGATCGCGGCGCGGGATGTTGGCTTGGCGGGCCATCCGGCGGTCTAGCATCAGGCTTCGGTTTAGTTCGAAGTGGATAAAGACCACGTTCAAGCCGCTATACGCCCAGTGCTCGGCCAGGTTCTCTGCGTACATCGTTTTACCGCCACCATCGGCAGCGCTCAACACGGCCAGCAGGCCAGGGTCTAACGGGTCAAGTACGGCGTTCCACGAAGGCCACGGCCACGTCAAGACGCGGCGTTCTGCTTCCGGCAAGCTGGATTGTGCGGCGCGTTCTTGAATGATCGTGTCGTAAGTCTCGAAGGTTTGTTCCCATAACAGCCGCGCCTCCGGGTCACCGGCGCTCAGTTTGTGCAACTGCTCGCGTAGCCAGTGATGCAGTTCCTCCGGCCCTGCGTCGGCATAGATGCGCCGGAACAGTTCTTGTCCGAGTACCATATAGGCTTCGACTTGCGGGCTATTGTAAGTCATACGTATTCCTCCACTTCTTCTAATGTCCCGTCTGAATGGATTAAGGTTATTTTCTGCAATTTCTTTTCGTGCGGCATCTTCACGCCCGGCACGTTCCCGGTATAGATCGCCGTCGCCGTCTTGAGGATGCTGTTCGGGTTGGCTATGGTCATCTTGCCGCTACGCAGGTGGTCTACCGTCAGGCAGATGAGCTTTTCGGCGCGGGCGGCGTCCCATTCGCACAGTTCGGCAATCTCACGCAACGGCGACCACCATAACGACCCGGCGGCTTTCTTCTCTCTGGCGGTCTTGCTATGCGGCGGCGGCAGTTTGGTCTTGGCGCAGAAGTGCGCTTCCAGTTGGGCGCGGATCGCGTTCTTGTTCGGGCCGGCTGGCTTCGGCGGCGCGGCAGGAGCGGCGGGCGCAGGCGGGTCGTCGAATAGGGTGGCAATCTCCGCTTGGCAGTCTACGCTTATAGCGACGGGTGGGTAGTCTTGTTCCACGCTCTCAGGTGGCAAGCTTCCCTCTTGTGCAGGTGTCTCGTGCTCCAAGTCTGAGGGGGCGGGCGTATGCGCTGACGGAACGTCAGCAAATGTATTTTCTTTATTCTTTGGAGTAATCTCTGCGTTAATCTCTGTATACGTCCCTAATTCTAATGGCATACCTGTGCCATTAGAATTGCATAGGGGTGTATTTATAATCTCAGAGGGGTATGTAAGTTCTTTCAATCGCGCCACATTCAGGCCGATATAAAGTACGTTATTTATCGCTTGCC
Proteins encoded in this region:
- a CDS encoding DnaB-like helicase C-terminal domain-containing protein, whose amino-acid sequence is MTYNSPQVEAYMVLGQELFRRIYADAGPEELHHWLREQLHKLSAGDPEARLLWEQTFETYDTIIQERAAQSSLPEAERRVLTWPWPSWNAVLDPLDPGLLAVLSAADGGGKTMYAENLAEHWAYSGLNVVFIHFELNRSLMLDRRMARQANIPRRDLKTGLLTPEQEQAYHAANERLRQWPGSITYVHTPGWTMEKAMTEVQALTAAGICDVFIIDYLEKAMPSERQLKTYGSNPFAREADAVETVKRTAEAIERPALLLAQLNKSAKQANFEDLDRSGIRGAGEKTEKANIVILLHRDGSENPVINVKIDKNTMGRCGSFQQYMHGARFLITDIQRNGA